One part of the Parabacteroides distasonis ATCC 8503 genome encodes these proteins:
- a CDS encoding cytochrome c biogenesis protein ResB — MWKQPWGYAEGWVICAGLLITGFGLQLITGPVQAGLFQYPVNVAGGLIFLLVLCIGFVVGRKITVVQWFSGLTASITSLSALLSVVLVMGFVGPGIERITMSWPFILLFLYFLFVLGFVTLKRIVSFRWRDVPFMLNHVGLFITLLAAILGNGDLRRLRMTVPLENPEWRASDEKNEMIELPLAIELRSFTIDEYPPKLMLIDNTTGKVLPEKQPENILVEEIPLAGNLQGWKVEVTRSLPMAACVMGQDTINFVEFHSEGATTALYVKARNELTGRQKEGWVSCGSYIFPYISLQLDDAVSMVMPEREPRRFASDVMVYTKDKQTKEACIEVNKPLSIAGWKIYQLSYDETKGKWSRMSVFELVRDPWLPIIYTGILMMIAGAIGLFLSAPVKKE; from the coding sequence ATGTGGAAACAACCTTGGGGATATGCTGAAGGCTGGGTCATCTGTGCCGGTTTACTGATTACGGGATTTGGCTTGCAACTGATCACCGGCCCGGTTCAGGCAGGGTTGTTCCAATATCCGGTGAATGTGGCCGGAGGATTGATTTTTCTGTTGGTTCTATGTATAGGGTTTGTTGTTGGCCGGAAAATCACGGTTGTCCAGTGGTTTTCCGGGTTAACGGCGAGCATTACCTCTTTATCGGCTCTTTTGTCAGTTGTGTTGGTTATGGGATTTGTGGGTCCGGGTATCGAGCGGATTACGATGTCGTGGCCTTTTATCCTGCTGTTTCTCTATTTCTTGTTTGTCTTGGGCTTTGTCACATTGAAGCGTATCGTATCGTTTCGCTGGAGGGATGTTCCGTTTATGCTGAACCATGTCGGTTTATTTATCACGCTGCTGGCGGCGATCTTGGGAAACGGGGATTTACGCCGTTTACGGATGACGGTTCCGCTGGAGAATCCTGAGTGGAGGGCTTCGGACGAGAAGAACGAGATGATAGAACTACCGCTTGCCATCGAGCTTCGTTCGTTTACGATTGATGAATATCCTCCTAAGTTAATGCTAATCGACAATACGACCGGAAAAGTGCTTCCTGAAAAGCAACCCGAGAACATATTGGTGGAGGAAATTCCCTTAGCCGGAAACCTGCAAGGCTGGAAGGTTGAGGTTACCCGTTCACTACCGATGGCGGCTTGCGTGATGGGGCAGGATACGATAAACTTCGTGGAATTTCACTCCGAGGGGGCGACCACCGCTTTATACGTAAAAGCACGTAACGAACTTACCGGACGGCAGAAGGAAGGCTGGGTGAGTTGTGGCAGCTATATCTTTCCATACATATCGCTCCAACTGGATGATGCGGTCAGTATGGTGATGCCGGAACGGGAACCGAGACGCTTTGCCTCGGACGTAATGGTCTATACGAAAGATAAACAGACCAAGGAGGCGTGTATCGAGGTGAATAAGCCACTCTCTATTGCCGGATGGAAAATCTACCAATTGAGTTACGACGAGACGAAAGGTAAATGGAGCCGGATGAGTGTATTTGAGTTGGTGAGAGATCCATGGTTGCCGATCATTTATACAGGGATCTTAATGATGATAGCCGGGGCGATCGGATTATTCCTATCCGCTCCTGTAAAAAAAGAATAG
- the nrfH gene encoding cytochrome c nitrite reductase small subunit, with protein sequence MKIREIIQTLFPTRTWKLAAIIAGGILCGLGSYTLYASRAWTYLSDDSATCVNCHIMGPYYATWNHSSHSRNATCNDCHVPHENAVKKWFFKGMDGMRHASVFMMRGEPQVIQAIDESAEVIMNNCIRCHTQLNTEFVNTGRIDHEMAMAGEGKACWDCHREVPHGGTNSLSSTPNALVPYPKSVSPDWLKDMLSK encoded by the coding sequence ATGAAAATAAGAGAAATAATACAAACGCTGTTCCCGACAAGAACTTGGAAACTAGCCGCTATCATAGCCGGAGGTATCCTTTGCGGGCTGGGGTCTTATACCTTATATGCTTCCCGGGCGTGGACTTATTTGTCCGACGACTCGGCTACTTGCGTGAATTGCCACATTATGGGCCCTTATTATGCTACATGGAATCATAGCTCGCACAGCCGTAACGCCACTTGCAACGACTGCCATGTGCCGCACGAGAACGCCGTGAAGAAGTGGTTCTTCAAAGGTATGGACGGAATGCGCCATGCCTCGGTATTCATGATGCGAGGGGAACCGCAAGTGATACAGGCGATCGACGAGAGCGCGGAGGTAATCATGAATAACTGTATCCGTTGCCATACGCAGTTGAATACGGAATTCGTGAATACTGGAAGGATCGATCATGAGATGGCAATGGCGGGAGAAGGGAAAGCTTGCTGGGATTGCCATCGCGAGGTGCCGCACGGAGGTACGAACAGCCTGTCTTCTACACCGAATGCGTTGGTGCCTTATCCGAAGTCCGTATCGCCGGACTGGTTAAAAGATATGCTAAGTAAATAA
- the ccsA gene encoding cytochrome c biogenesis protein CcsA, with protein sequence MDWSYFIYFAAPTLFCWIGGAWLAYRPSFSKGAVAWTVFGLAIFSAFIIGMWISLERPPLRTMGETRLWYSFFLPVAGVITYVRWRYKWILSFSTLLAFVFICVNLFKPEIHNKTLMPALQSPWFAPHVIVYMFSYAMLGAAALIAIYLLIRARKKGIDEGMMSLCDNLVYVGMAFLTIGMLFGALWAKEAWGHYWNWDPKETWAAATWLGYLIYIHYRLHHRLRYSAALGLLVFSFLLLQVCWVGVNYLPSAQGYSVHTYNME encoded by the coding sequence ATGGATTGGAGTTACTTTATTTATTTCGCCGCTCCGACGTTATTTTGCTGGATAGGTGGGGCATGGTTGGCTTATCGTCCTTCTTTTTCCAAGGGGGCTGTCGCTTGGACCGTGTTTGGCTTGGCTATATTCTCCGCTTTTATCATAGGGATGTGGATCTCGTTGGAGAGGCCGCCCTTGCGCACGATGGGAGAGACTCGTCTATGGTATTCTTTCTTCTTGCCGGTGGCGGGCGTGATCACTTATGTCCGTTGGCGGTATAAATGGATACTTTCCTTTAGTACATTGTTGGCCTTTGTCTTTATCTGTGTCAATCTGTTTAAGCCGGAGATACATAACAAGACCTTGATGCCCGCTTTGCAAAGCCCGTGGTTCGCTCCGCACGTGATAGTCTATATGTTCTCTTACGCCATGCTGGGCGCCGCTGCCCTTATCGCCATTTACCTGCTGATCCGTGCGAGGAAGAAGGGGATTGACGAGGGGATGATGAGTTTATGCGATAACTTGGTATATGTCGGTATGGCCTTTCTCACGATTGGGATGCTGTTCGGCGCTTTATGGGCCAAGGAGGCGTGGGGGCATTATTGGAATTGGGACCCGAAGGAGACATGGGCGGCTGCCACTTGGTTGGGGTACTTGATTTATATCCATTATCGCCTTCACCACCGCTTGCGTTATTCAGCGGCGTTGGGGCTTTTGGTTTTCTCTTTTCTTTTGCTACAGGTGTGTTGGGTTGGCGTGAATTATCTACCCTCCGCGCAAGGATATAGTGTACATACTTATAATATGGAATAA
- a CDS encoding alginate export family protein, which produces MKKLVVLVAGLLSVALFAQAEETQNTKENTFSMKVQIRPRAEYRNGVLFPRPKDAESTGFINNRARLSLGYERDRLSIGLSAQHVGVWGQDPQIDKNGRFILNEAWAKLDFGSGFFVKLGRQSLVYDDERIMGALDWNVAGRYHDALKLGYENTNNQLHLILAFNQNDEKTIGGTYYAPGAQPYKTMQTLWYKHLFDKSFNASFLFVNLGMEGGDAEKQNSDTKYLQTLGTNLIYTPSNWTIGGTFYYQFGKTKSGRDVSAFLWAVNAAYQIDPQWKIGVGSDYLSGSDGADGKYKAFDPLYGTHHKFYGAMDYFYASSFVNGLNPGLWDNQVNVAYKPSSKVNLSLAYHYFSITGDVYEGNDKLSKGLGSELDFQVDWVIMKDVKLSAGYSTMLGTNTMKVVKGGNPSHWQDWGWLSININPTIFTTKW; this is translated from the coding sequence ATGAAAAAACTAGTTGTTTTAGTAGCGGGCTTGCTCTCCGTGGCCCTTTTCGCGCAAGCGGAAGAAACACAAAATACGAAAGAGAACACGTTCTCGATGAAAGTACAGATACGTCCGAGAGCCGAGTACCGGAACGGGGTCTTATTCCCCCGGCCTAAAGATGCCGAGTCCACCGGGTTTATCAATAACCGTGCCCGCCTTTCTTTGGGGTATGAGCGGGATCGTTTGTCTATCGGTTTGTCCGCGCAACATGTTGGCGTATGGGGGCAGGATCCTCAAATCGATAAGAATGGTCGTTTTATCTTGAATGAGGCGTGGGCGAAACTGGATTTCGGATCGGGTTTCTTCGTTAAGTTAGGTCGCCAGTCGTTGGTATACGATGACGAGCGTATCATGGGTGCGTTGGATTGGAACGTGGCCGGTCGTTATCACGACGCTTTGAAACTGGGCTATGAGAACACGAATAACCAACTGCATTTAATTCTTGCGTTCAACCAGAATGATGAGAAAACGATCGGAGGAACGTATTACGCTCCGGGCGCGCAACCCTATAAAACGATGCAAACCCTTTGGTATAAGCATCTCTTCGACAAGAGTTTTAACGCATCCTTCTTGTTTGTGAACTTAGGGATGGAAGGCGGTGATGCCGAGAAACAAAACTCGGATACAAAATATCTGCAAACCTTAGGAACGAACCTGATCTATACGCCTAGTAACTGGACGATAGGTGGTACTTTCTATTATCAATTCGGCAAGACGAAAAGCGGACGGGATGTTTCCGCTTTTTTATGGGCGGTAAACGCCGCTTATCAAATCGATCCGCAATGGAAGATCGGTGTAGGTAGTGATTATCTGAGTGGCTCGGATGGGGCCGACGGGAAATATAAGGCGTTTGATCCTCTGTACGGAACCCATCATAAGTTTTATGGTGCCATGGATTATTTCTACGCCTCCTCTTTTGTCAACGGATTGAATCCGGGCTTATGGGATAATCAGGTAAATGTCGCCTATAAACCTTCTTCCAAGGTAAACCTGTCTTTAGCCTATCATTATTTCTCCATCACGGGCGACGTATACGAAGGTAATGATAAATTGAGTAAAGGTTTAGGTTCGGAATTGGATTTCCAAGTGGATTGGGTAATCATGAAAGACGTGAAATTATCGGCGGGATATTCTACGATGTTGGGAACGAATACCATGAAGGTCGTGAAGGGTGGAAATCCGTCTCATTGGCAAGATTGGGGTTGGTTATCAATAAATATTAATCCGACTATATTCACGACGAAATGGTAA
- a CDS encoding OmpA family protein, whose product MKRLLFISVSALLLCSSCVSKKKYLLAENGRLEAIGRGDALKEELIKCKDDNDALNNRIAALIRDTTTMGRDIRNYQTMLNTNMGEQDKLNALLQQKMSELDERERTINELQDMMNAQNAKVQNLLSSVKDALLGFNSDELTVTEKNGKVYVAMSDKLLFQSGSAKVDKRGKEALAKLAEVLNKQNDIDVYIEGHTDSKPINTAQFKDNWDLSVIRATSVVRILTKDYGVNPLQIQPCGRGEFMPVADNETADGRSKNRRTEIIMAPKLDKLMQMLQ is encoded by the coding sequence ATGAAAAGATTGTTATTTATCTCGGTCTCCGCACTCCTTTTATGTTCTTCGTGCGTGAGTAAAAAGAAATACCTCCTTGCCGAGAACGGCCGGTTGGAGGCGATCGGACGTGGCGACGCCTTGAAGGAGGAATTGATTAAATGCAAGGACGATAACGACGCGCTCAACAACCGGATCGCCGCCTTGATAAGGGATACGACCACAATGGGGCGTGATATCCGTAATTACCAGACCATGTTGAATACCAATATGGGTGAGCAGGACAAGCTGAATGCCTTGTTACAGCAAAAGATGAGTGAGCTGGACGAGCGTGAGCGTACCATCAACGAGCTACAGGATATGATGAACGCACAGAACGCAAAGGTACAGAATTTGTTGAGTAGCGTGAAAGACGCTTTGCTGGGTTTCAACAGTGATGAGCTGACCGTAACCGAGAAGAATGGTAAAGTATATGTAGCCATGTCAGATAAGCTTCTGTTCCAATCGGGTAGCGCAAAGGTCGATAAACGAGGCAAGGAAGCGTTGGCTAAGTTGGCCGAGGTGTTGAATAAGCAAAACGATATAGACGTTTATATAGAGGGCCATACGGACAGCAAGCCGATCAATACCGCCCAATTCAAGGATAATTGGGATCTAAGCGTGATCCGTGCGACCTCCGTAGTGCGTATCCTTACCAAGGATTACGGGGTGAATCCGCTACAGATACAACCTTGTGGTCGTGGGGAGTTTATGCCGGTCGCTGATAACGAGACCGCCGATGGACGTAGCAAGAACCGCCGTACGGAGATCATCATGGCTCCGAAGTTGGATAAGTTGATGCAGATGTTGCAGTGA
- the nrfA gene encoding ammonia-forming cytochrome c nitrite reductase: protein MEKKLKSWQGWLLFGGTMVVVFVLGMIAASVNERHAEVTSVMNNKKTEITGIEARNDKFESNYPREYQTWEATADTSFKSLYNGNQAVDVLEARPEMVILWAGYAFSKDYSTPRGHMHAIEDMRNTLRVGAPMTENEGPQPATCWTCKSPDVPRMMQAMGVDNFYKGKWASLGKEIVNPIGCADCHEPENMNLHISRPALIEAFQRQGKDITKATQQEMRSLVCAQCHVEYYFKGDGKYLTFPWDKGSTVEDMEAYYDEAGFADYTHKLSRAPILKAQHPDYEISQMGIHAQRGVSCADCHMPYKSEGGVKYSDHHIQSPLAMIDRTCQVCHRESEETLRNNVYERQNKANEMRNRLETELAKAHVEAKFAWDKGATEDQMKDVLKLIRQAQWRWDFGVASHGGAFHAPQEIQRILGNGLDKAMQARLATAKVLAKLGYTDDVPMPDFSTKEKAQQYIGLDMAAERTAKEKFLNTIVPQWMKEAQENNRLAKNI, encoded by the coding sequence ATGGAAAAGAAATTAAAATCATGGCAAGGTTGGTTGCTGTTTGGAGGAACCATGGTCGTTGTTTTTGTTTTGGGTATGATCGCTGCTTCCGTGAACGAGAGACATGCGGAGGTCACTAGCGTAATGAATAATAAGAAGACGGAGATCACAGGAATCGAGGCTCGCAATGATAAGTTCGAATCGAATTATCCACGTGAGTACCAGACTTGGGAGGCTACGGCGGATACGAGTTTCAAGAGTTTATACAATGGAAATCAGGCGGTCGATGTTCTGGAGGCTCGTCCGGAAATGGTGATCCTTTGGGCTGGTTACGCTTTCTCTAAGGATTATTCTACCCCGAGAGGGCATATGCATGCGATCGAGGATATGCGTAACACGTTGCGTGTAGGCGCTCCGATGACAGAGAACGAGGGGCCGCAACCGGCTACTTGCTGGACTTGCAAAAGCCCGGATGTTCCCCGTATGATGCAAGCGATGGGCGTGGATAATTTCTATAAGGGCAAATGGGCTTCTCTGGGTAAAGAGATCGTGAATCCGATCGGTTGCGCCGATTGCCATGAGCCGGAGAATATGAACCTGCATATCAGTCGCCCGGCTTTGATCGAGGCTTTCCAGCGTCAAGGCAAGGACATCACGAAAGCGACTCAACAAGAGATGCGTTCCTTGGTTTGCGCGCAATGCCACGTGGAATATTATTTCAAGGGCGATGGTAAATACTTGACTTTCCCTTGGGATAAAGGTTCTACGGTTGAGGATATGGAGGCTTATTACGATGAGGCCGGTTTCGCCGATTATACGCATAAGCTAAGCCGTGCTCCGATTTTAAAGGCACAGCATCCGGATTATGAGATCTCCCAGATGGGTATCCATGCGCAGCGGGGTGTATCTTGCGCCGATTGCCATATGCCGTATAAGAGCGAGGGGGGCGTGAAATATAGTGACCACCATATCCAAAGCCCGTTGGCTATGATCGACCGTACGTGTCAGGTTTGCCACCGTGAGAGCGAGGAGACTTTACGCAATAATGTGTACGAGCGTCAGAATAAGGCGAACGAGATGCGTAACCGTTTGGAGACCGAGTTGGCGAAAGCGCATGTAGAGGCGAAGTTCGCGTGGGATAAGGGAGCTACCGAGGATCAGATGAAAGATGTATTGAAATTGATCCGTCAGGCACAATGGCGTTGGGATTTCGGCGTGGCTTCTCATGGTGGTGCGTTCCACGCTCCGCAAGAGATTCAAAGGATATTAGGCAATGGATTGGATAAGGCGATGCAGGCTCGTCTGGCTACCGCGAAAGTGTTAGCGAAATTAGGTTATACGGATGATGTTCCGATGCCGGACTTCTCTACGAAAGAAAAGGCTCAGCAATATATCGGTTTGGATATGGCCGCTGAACGTACCGCCAAGGAAAAATTCCTAAATACAATCGTTCCTCAATGGATGAAAGAGGCGCAAGAAAATAATCGTTTAGCGAAGAACATTTGA
- a CDS encoding Crp/Fnr family transcriptional regulator: MDITDMFKIPLFKNFTLKMREEFLDKLEYTVEEHPKGKTIIHQGTTCNALHVLLKGKLNVDVLDVSGNIVRVETIQAPRTFATPHIFSEKNQFPATFTVDEDVVLLKGSKESVFTLMHSMPLFLHNFLCVSTSCNKCTMTRLKVLSFRGIRNRFIYYLFEHQQKDSNVVELEHTQEQLAEYFGVTRPALSKEIGRLVDEGFISITRRKVTILNKTALTCML; this comes from the coding sequence ATGGATATAACCGATATGTTTAAAATTCCGCTTTTTAAGAATTTTACGCTTAAGATGCGGGAAGAGTTTTTGGATAAACTTGAATATACAGTAGAGGAGCATCCAAAAGGAAAAACTATAATTCATCAAGGGACGACTTGTAACGCCCTTCATGTCTTATTGAAGGGAAAATTGAACGTGGATGTTTTGGACGTATCGGGTAACATCGTGCGCGTGGAGACGATACAGGCTCCACGCACGTTCGCTACGCCTCATATCTTTTCCGAGAAAAACCAGTTCCCCGCTACTTTTACCGTCGATGAGGATGTGGTATTGCTTAAGGGTTCCAAGGAGTCTGTATTTACCTTAATGCATTCTATGCCGTTATTCCTGCATAATTTCCTTTGTGTCAGTACAAGCTGTAATAAATGTACGATGACTCGTTTGAAGGTGCTTTCGTTTCGTGGCATCCGGAACCGCTTTATTTATTACTTATTCGAACATCAGCAAAAGGATTCGAATGTCGTGGAACTAGAACATACCCAAGAGCAGTTAGCGGAGTATTTTGGTGTTACCCGCCCGGCTTTATCGAAGGAAATCGGGAGATTGGTGGATGAGGGATTTATCAGCATTACAAGGAGAAAGGTGACGATTTTAAATAAGACGGCGTTAACATGTATGCTTTAA
- a CDS encoding L-rhamnose mutarotase, whose protein sequence is MKRYCQTLDLKEDEQLIKEYCYWHSPEHIWPEIPEGIRAVGILNMEIYRLGTRLFMIVETPDDFGWDASFARLATMDKQAEWEDFVAKYQKAVPGSSSSEKWQLMECMFKLPGASK, encoded by the coding sequence ATGAAAAGATATTGTCAGACCTTGGATCTGAAAGAGGACGAGCAGTTGATAAAAGAGTATTGCTATTGGCATTCGCCGGAACATATCTGGCCGGAGATACCGGAAGGAATCCGTGCGGTAGGGATCTTGAATATGGAGATTTACCGTTTGGGAACCCGGTTGTTCATGATCGTGGAGACGCCCGATGATTTTGGTTGGGATGCGTCGTTCGCCCGTTTGGCGACGATGGATAAGCAAGCGGAATGGGAGGACTTCGTGGCGAAGTATCAGAAAGCCGTTCCGGGAAGTTCCTCGTCGGAGAAATGGCAGTTAATGGAATGTATGTTTAAATTGCCGGGCGCGAGTAAATAG
- a CDS encoding sigma-54-dependent transcriptional regulator: protein MGKVLIIDDEKQILGLLSRIIGLEGYEVLQAATCKAGLRQMEQHSPEVVLCDVFLPDGNGVDLVSDLKKLRPLSEIILLTAHGNIPDGVQAIKNGAFDYITKGDDNNKIIPLVAKAMEKASAAYQQQKKEATSVGRQYSFDTIVGKSPAIQAAIALAQKVSATEVPVLLTGETGTGKEVFAQSIHQHSSRKGKSFVAINCSSFSRDLLESEMFGHKAGAFTGALKETKGLFEEASGGTIFLDEIGEMAFDLQAKLLRILETGEFIKIGDTKPTKVDVRIIAATNRDLEKEIELGHFREDLFYRLSVFQIHLPALRERVEDIPLHIKAFVSAFSSKMGKNIRTISPEYIDALKKRAWKGNVRELRNAIERSLIIADGDTLTLDALPLNMQTSSAASTESYSGFDLSGVEKMHIQKVLKYTKGNKTETSRLLGIGLTTLYRKIEEYGL from the coding sequence ATGGGCAAAGTTTTAATTATCGACGACGAGAAGCAGATTTTAGGTTTACTTTCACGCATTATCGGTTTGGAGGGATACGAGGTCTTACAGGCTGCTACTTGTAAGGCGGGGCTGAGGCAGATGGAGCAACATTCGCCAGAGGTGGTATTGTGCGATGTGTTCTTGCCGGATGGTAATGGTGTGGATTTGGTGTCGGACTTAAAGAAACTTCGCCCTCTATCCGAGATCATCCTACTTACCGCGCATGGTAATATTCCGGATGGCGTACAGGCAATCAAGAATGGAGCCTTCGATTATATCACGAAAGGGGATGATAATAATAAGATCATTCCTCTGGTAGCCAAAGCGATGGAGAAAGCTTCTGCCGCTTATCAACAGCAAAAGAAGGAAGCTACGTCCGTCGGGAGGCAATATTCGTTTGATACGATTGTCGGTAAATCACCCGCTATCCAAGCGGCGATAGCGTTGGCTCAGAAAGTCTCGGCTACGGAGGTTCCGGTTCTGTTGACTGGTGAGACCGGTACGGGAAAAGAGGTCTTTGCTCAATCCATCCATCAACATAGTTCCCGGAAAGGGAAGTCTTTTGTCGCTATCAATTGTTCCTCTTTTAGTCGGGATTTATTGGAAAGCGAGATGTTCGGTCATAAAGCGGGGGCTTTTACCGGTGCTTTGAAAGAGACAAAAGGCTTGTTTGAGGAAGCTTCCGGAGGTACGATCTTCTTGGATGAGATCGGGGAAATGGCTTTCGACTTGCAAGCGAAATTGCTCCGTATCCTTGAGACCGGGGAGTTTATCAAGATCGGCGATACGAAACCTACGAAAGTGGATGTACGCATTATTGCCGCTACCAATCGTGACTTAGAGAAAGAGATCGAGCTAGGACATTTCCGGGAAGATCTATTTTATCGGCTTTCCGTTTTCCAGATCCATCTTCCTGCGCTTCGTGAACGGGTCGAGGATATCCCTCTCCATATAAAAGCCTTTGTTTCCGCTTTTTCCTCCAAGATGGGAAAGAATATCCGAACAATTTCGCCCGAATATATAGATGCCCTGAAAAAACGAGCTTGGAAAGGTAACGTACGTGAGTTGCGTAATGCAATTGAGCGTAGCCTGATTATTGCCGATGGAGATACCTTAACCTTGGATGCCCTCCCTTTGAATATGCAAACCTCCTCTGCGGCGAGTACGGAATCTTATAGCGGTTTTGACCTGAGTGGCGTAGAGAAAATGCATATCCAAAAAGTGCTCAAATACACAAAAGGCAATAAAACCGAAACTTCCCGCCTTCTAGGTATAGGCCTCACTACTCTTTATCGGAAGATTGAGGAGTATGGGCTTTAG
- a CDS encoding sugar MFS transporter produces MEKQKKQSLVAAPGGKSYLVPFILITSLFLLWGFAHGLLDVLNKHFQGVFTMTKAESGLVQFSTYIAYFLMALPAGAFMKRYGYRKGIIMGLLLFAIGAFGFIPAAFLHSATPFLIALFVIACGLCILETAANPYSTILGPSASAAQRLNLSQSFNGLGWILGPLVGGLLIFGAPEGDSMALTKPYILVGGIVLFVALLFFFTKLPEIKPEEEKEVTAIVEEKPAASLWKRRQFVRSVVAQFCYCAAQTGIFGFFINYVTEMDPGISNLRASRILAFGGMALFMIGRLSGSFTMKWLAPGRLLTWYSLLSAVCMALVVASVGTLSLYALYLSFFFMSIMFPTIFALGLEGMGVYTKKASSYIVMGVAGGAFSPMLMGYIGEENMALGFIVPLIAFLYILYFAIKCKR; encoded by the coding sequence ATGGAAAAACAAAAGAAACAGTCGCTGGTGGCCGCCCCGGGAGGGAAATCTTATTTGGTCCCGTTTATCTTGATCACGAGTTTGTTTTTGCTTTGGGGATTCGCCCACGGACTCTTGGATGTGCTGAACAAGCATTTTCAAGGAGTCTTCACGATGACCAAGGCAGAGAGCGGTTTGGTGCAATTCTCTACGTATATCGCTTATTTCTTGATGGCGTTGCCGGCGGGAGCGTTCATGAAACGTTACGGATATAGGAAAGGGATTATCATGGGTTTGCTATTGTTCGCTATCGGTGCTTTCGGGTTTATCCCGGCGGCTTTTTTGCATTCGGCTACGCCTTTCCTGATCGCCTTGTTTGTGATCGCTTGCGGGCTTTGTATCTTGGAGACGGCGGCGAATCCTTATTCTACGATATTGGGGCCGTCCGCTTCCGCCGCCCAACGGCTGAACTTATCCCAGTCTTTTAATGGATTAGGTTGGATATTGGGGCCTTTGGTAGGTGGTTTGTTGATATTCGGGGCACCGGAGGGAGATTCAATGGCGTTGACTAAACCTTATATCTTGGTAGGTGGTATCGTCTTGTTCGTAGCGTTGCTCTTCTTTTTCACGAAGTTGCCGGAAATTAAGCCGGAAGAAGAGAAGGAGGTGACCGCTATTGTCGAGGAGAAACCCGCTGCCTCCCTATGGAAACGTAGGCAGTTTGTACGTTCCGTGGTCGCCCAATTCTGTTATTGCGCCGCGCAGACGGGAATCTTCGGGTTCTTTATTAATTACGTGACGGAGATGGACCCGGGTATCAGTAATTTGCGAGCGTCTCGTATTTTGGCATTCGGTGGAATGGCTTTGTTTATGATCGGGCGTTTGAGCGGTAGTTTTACGATGAAGTGGTTGGCTCCGGGCCGCTTGCTGACTTGGTATTCTTTGTTGAGTGCCGTTTGTATGGCTTTGGTGGTGGCTTCCGTAGGTACGCTTTCACTATACGCTCTTTATTTATCCTTTTTCTTCATGTCCATCATGTTCCCTACGATTTTTGCGTTGGGGCTGGAAGGTATGGGCGTTTATACCAAGAAAGCCTCTTCTTATATCGTGATGGGAGTTGCCGGCGGCGCTTTCAGTCCGATGCTGATGGGATATATTGGCGAGGAGAATATGGCGCTGGGCTTCATCGTCCCGTTGATCGCTTTCTTGTATATCTTGTATTTCGCTATCAAATGCAAGCGGTAA